From the genome of Lutra lutra chromosome 8, mLutLut1.2, whole genome shotgun sequence:
AGAATATTACCTgatcatttgtaaatttttttcaaatactttgtcTGCTATTGCTTTctgaagagaattaataaataagtttCAGTACTATAAAGCTCAGTTTTCTTAAACTAATACTTATgaaattttttcaaactttttgagTGGCCAGCAGTACCAAAGGGATATCATGAAGTAACTGTAAACAattttgttttgcattatttAGGCTTATGGAGCAAGTCTTAAACTCTTCTCAGTTCTTTACCACTTCCTTggatttattatatatgtttaaaacacATATATCTGATGTTTAACACACAAAAAATCTGATGTGATCTGTGGACCACTATTGTCCGCAAAAGAAAGTCCATTATTTTTACCTGTTCAGTTGTTCATTGTGGAGATAGTCTAAATAAGTCTATTTTTAGAATTCAATATATCTCCAATATTACCACATAAACCTCTGAACATCTTGACTATTTGGCCACTGGAAAGTCTTATTCAGGAAGACATAAAAAGTTAGGAAATTAACAACTGCATAGCAACCCAGTTCACAAACAAGCCTAGATATAGGTGGCAAAGGTATGTTAAGCCTATAAATAATATAAGGTAAAATGAAGTAACGAAATTCTAGCAGTTTCTGAGGTACTGTAACAGtaaacaagcatatgaaaaacattaaattcCAGAAAATTGACTTTGATTTCAATGAGTCAGCTATACTCCAACCAGCAAATATATATACTGGAACTAACAAGTATTTCACAATCTCGTATCTTTGAAAAACTCTTTTCCATACATAGAATGTATAATGTCTATTATCTGCAAGCAAGTATTTATGAGCATAAGTGAATTTCCAAACTAAAAATAGAGAGACTAAAGTAATCACAAAAAACTGAATTCTACGTTTCCAAACTAAGCTAAGAAAAGCCCTAATTTTGCTAGGAGACAAAAGGTGAGGAAAcgaaaaaaagagagtaaaagagaaaaagtaaaagagtTGAGGAAAATGTAGACAGGCTTCATGACTACTTCGATCACCTATAACGATCCCACCATTAACAactacaaaaacacaaaacagaaacattAGAAGGATGTAGGGCCAAGTCAAAAGGAAAAGCATACTCAAGTTCTTGAAGGACATGGAATAAgccaaaagaaactgaaaaattttcCTGAATTCTGAAAATGGTCCTTTAATAGGGGGAagcctctcctcctttttcttttgtagctCAGTTTTCCAAgcttcagttaatttttgtgcaaTGACATTTCCCGCGCAGAAGACAGCCCAGATGATATTAGTTTGACGAAACATGAAGCCACAAAATCCAAGCAAAGCTGAAGTTTTATGATTTCCATAAAGACACATCAAATAGgcaaaaagagtaaaaaacatGGATCCTGCTTCTGTAtaataaagaaagttaaaaaaatagagtgtGGGAAATACTGCTAATGTTAATGTTGACAAGATTCTCTGGACACTTGAGGCAGCCTaaggggaagagaaaacacatgtaaaattattttcacgATAAATATGCCATTTCTGCTGAGCTAAcacagaaattaatttaaaaaaaactatctgaATCTTAAGTAAAATTATTCACTATTAATCTTATTTCTAGTTTTGCAAAAACACAATATACATTTGTAAGGATGCTTTCTGGTAACTTTTAGTTATAGCAATAGGTTTGGAAGCCATGAAGACAATACATGCGTATGGCAAAGCTTCTATGTCCTGAAATACTTTGAGTCATTCAGCAAATAGTTAAGGAGTTACTGTATGGAAGACACTGAACTAAATAAATACTGTAAGGAACATGCTGATGAATGGGACATGGGGCAATGGTTTCCATTTCCCTGAACTTTAATTCATAGTGCCTCCAGTGAGCATTCGTTTAGCCATCATcatcaatt
Proteins encoded in this window:
- the ALG10 gene encoding dol-P-Glc:Glc(2)Man(9)GlcNAc(2)-PP-Dol alpha-1,2-glucosyltransferase; amino-acid sequence: MGAGMAQLEGYYFSAALSCTFLVSCLLFSAFSRALREPYMDEIFHLPQAQRYCEGHFSLSQWDPMITTLPGLYLLSVGVVKPASWIFGWSEHVVCSIGMLRFVNLLFSVGNFYLLYLLFRKVQPRHKAASSVQRILSTLTLAVFPTLYFFNFLYYTEAGSMFFTLFAYLMCLYGNHKTSALLGFCGFMFRQTNIIWAVFCAGNVIAQKLTEAWKTELQKKKEERLPPIKGPFSEFRKIFQFLLAYSMSFKNLSMLFLLTWPYILLMFLFCVFVVVNGGIVIGDRSSHEACLHFPQLFYFFSFTLFFSFPHLLSPSKIRAFLSLVWKRRIQFFVITLVSLFLVWKFTYAHKYLLADNRHYTFYVWKRVFQRYEIVKYLLVPVYIFAGWSIADSLKSKSIFWNLMFFICLFTVTVPQKLLEFRYFILPYIIYRLNIPLPPISRLVCELGCYAVVNFLTFYVFLNKTFQWPNSQDVQRFMW